A portion of the Segatella copri DSM 18205 genome contains these proteins:
- a CDS encoding MT-A70 family methyltransferase, with protein sequence MADLFDNDSSFQKAKKSKEKVISGYTIYAPQQKARTVVNNLPEFYPELPEEKFDIIYCDPPWDYGGKMQFDKSSIKSENKDWKRDIFISAANFKYPTVKTKDLMKIPIQNICAEDCLLFMWVTNPHLAQGIQLGQAWGFEYKTVGFVWDKCNHNPGQYTLSNCELCLIFKKGRIPKPRGARNVQQLVRVPRTEHSVKPIEVLKNIEKMFPTQKKIELFARHKPLGWTVWGLDVRPVYKDEG encoded by the coding sequence ATGGCAGATTTATTTGATAACGATTCGTCATTCCAAAAGGCTAAAAAGTCAAAGGAGAAGGTAATTTCTGGTTATACTATTTACGCACCTCAGCAGAAGGCAAGAACCGTCGTAAATAATCTTCCGGAGTTCTATCCGGAATTACCAGAAGAAAAATTTGACATAATATATTGCGACCCACCATGGGATTATGGTGGCAAGATGCAATTTGACAAGTCTTCTATTAAGTCTGAAAATAAAGATTGGAAACGAGATATTTTTATTAGTGCTGCAAATTTTAAATATCCAACTGTTAAGACAAAAGATTTAATGAAGATACCCATCCAAAATATTTGCGCTGAAGACTGCCTGTTATTTATGTGGGTTACAAATCCTCATTTAGCACAAGGCATTCAGTTGGGGCAAGCGTGGGGATTCGAATACAAAACAGTAGGTTTTGTTTGGGACAAGTGTAATCACAATCCCGGCCAATATACGCTTTCAAATTGTGAGCTATGTCTAATTTTCAAAAAAGGACGTATACCCAAGCCAAGGGGAGCAAGAAATGTCCAACAGCTGGTTAGAGTTCCTCGAACTGAGCATAGTGTAAAACCTATAGAAGTGCTCAAGAATATTGAAAAGATGTTCCCTACACAGAAAAAAATTGAGTTGTTTGCAAGACATAAGCCTTTAGGGTGGACTGTTTGGGGATTAGATGTGCGACCTGTATATAAGGATGAAGGATAA
- a CDS encoding MunI family type II restriction endonuclease, whose product MGSFDNRFRRKWQDYGGSKATVAEHSFIEVFSELFKDTEYEVISQPTEFKDLYVNVQLSAKELEAIYTPDVPITKHGIQPDGAIRNTRTGKTIYVEIKRQDGWVEGKPRSAGRGNAHERLCKYFTPGLMQKLRSAGKIKEPNLPFWIVFQGDITRDPCRVREITYWFSDFKANYFFWRNTKEAESLIEHFETYIAPLLED is encoded by the coding sequence ATGGGAAGTTTTGACAATCGTTTTAGACGCAAATGGCAAGACTATGGTGGCTCTAAAGCCACAGTTGCCGAGCACTCCTTCATTGAAGTGTTCTCTGAGTTATTCAAAGATACTGAATATGAGGTAATCAGTCAACCTACAGAGTTCAAAGACCTTTATGTCAATGTTCAGTTATCAGCCAAGGAACTGGAGGCTATTTATACTCCAGACGTTCCTATCACTAAGCATGGAATACAACCTGACGGAGCAATACGTAATACACGTACTGGCAAGACTATCTATGTCGAGATTAAGCGGCAAGATGGTTGGGTTGAAGGAAAACCACGCTCTGCGGGTAGAGGTAATGCACATGAGCGTTTGTGCAAGTATTTTACACCTGGACTTATGCAAAAACTTAGAAGTGCGGGTAAAATCAAAGAGCCAAATCTTCCATTTTGGATAGTTTTCCAAGGTGACATAACTCGTGACCCTTGTAGGGTTCGAGAGATCACATACTGGTTCTCTGACTTTAAGGCTAACTACTTTTTCTGGCGAAACACCAAAGAAGCAGAAAGTTTAATTGAGCACTTTGAGACTTACATTGCCCCATTATTGGAGGATTAA
- a CDS encoding helix-turn-helix transcriptional regulator — translation MLKLNRVKVVLVEQGKTGKWLAEKLGKSTCTVSKWCSNSAQPDLQTLNDIANLLDVEVSDLLHSNKKNIQN, via the coding sequence ATGTTAAAGTTGAATCGGGTTAAAGTTGTCCTTGTAGAGCAAGGAAAAACTGGGAAATGGCTTGCTGAAAAACTCGGCAAATCAACTTGCACCGTTAGCAAATGGTGCAGCAATTCAGCCCAACCAGATCTGCAGACCCTAAATGACATTGCAAATCTGTTAGATGTAGAAGTCTCAGATTTACTACATAGTAATAAGAAAAATATTCAAAACTAG
- a CDS encoding helix-turn-helix domain-containing protein: MTKEEEKQILVDFASRVKQRRESLDISQEKLAGIAGLHRTYIGSLERAEKIPSLITIVKITKALQINISDLIII; the protein is encoded by the coding sequence ATGACAAAAGAAGAAGAAAAACAAATATTAGTTGACTTTGCCTCTAGGGTAAAACAACGAAGAGAGTCTCTTGACATATCCCAAGAGAAGCTTGCAGGTATAGCTGGCCTCCACAGAACATACATAGGTTCATTAGAGAGGGCAGAAAAGATACCATCTTTAATAACAATAGTAAAAATTACAAAAGCATTACAAATAAACATTTCAGATTTAATCATAATTTAA